Proteins encoded by one window of Dreissena polymorpha isolate Duluth1 chromosome 11, UMN_Dpol_1.0, whole genome shotgun sequence:
- the LOC127850255 gene encoding uncharacterized protein LOC127850255 produces MNLIVISILVQKSEFVCGSTCIPIKWRCDQQLDCENGEDEKYCDALQEFQKSSTILANTANTIVQHRANTPSSAMNTATSPTSNALQGFQKTSTTLANTANTTVPLQASTPSSAINTTTSPTSNANTTQNNGRECADESNRKQLEITDLEILLLKNRISQEQQLFELKYRLIEAQLNCTCCCRL; encoded by the exons AATTGTC ATTTCTATACTTGTTCAGAAATCAGAATTTGTTTGTGGAAGCACATGCATACCTATCAAGTGGAGATGTGACCAGCAATTGGATTGTGAAAATGGAGAAGATGAAAAGTATTGCGATG cGCTGCAAGAGTTTCAGAAATCAAGTACGATCTtagcaaatacagcaaatacaatag TGCAACATCGAGCAAACACCCCTTCGTCCGCCATGAACACAGCGACATCACCGACGTCGAATG CGCTGCAAGGTTTTCAGAAAACAAGTACGACCTtagcaaatacagcaaatacaactG TGCCACTACAAGCAAGCACTCCTTCGTCCGCCATTAACACAACGACATCACCGACGTCGAATG CTAATACTACTCAAAATAACGGTAGAGAGTGTGCTGACGAATCAAACAGAAAACAGCTCGAAATAACAGATCTTGAAATTCTGTTACTGAAAAACCGAATCTCTCAGGAGCAACAACTGTTTGAGCTGAAATACAGACTTATTGAAGCACAGCTGAATTGCACATGTTGCTGTCGGCTATGA